The following are from one region of the Hydrogenophaga sp. BPS33 genome:
- a CDS encoding ABC transporter ATP-binding protein: MSTLIEAKGLHTHYGASHILRGVDFTVGKGQTIGLMGRNGMGKTTLLKTLMGIVKPSGGQVQVKGRLMTGAPTFEIARQGIAYVPEGRGIFGNLSVKENLVMSARAGTQGQRGWTYERVLDTFPRLAERLNHGGQQLSGGEQQMLTIGRALMTNPDLLILDEATEGLAPLIAREIWRICGLIRESGISSVIVDKNWKHVTQITDRNVILVKGEVVYEGSSAQLHAQPELLAQYLGV; the protein is encoded by the coding sequence ATGAGCACCCTCATCGAAGCCAAGGGCCTGCACACCCACTACGGCGCCAGCCACATCCTGCGCGGTGTCGATTTCACCGTCGGCAAGGGCCAGACCATCGGCCTCATGGGCCGCAACGGCATGGGCAAGACCACGCTGCTCAAGACACTCATGGGCATCGTCAAACCCAGCGGTGGCCAGGTGCAGGTCAAGGGCCGGCTCATGACCGGCGCGCCCACCTTCGAGATCGCGCGCCAGGGCATTGCCTACGTGCCCGAAGGCCGCGGCATCTTCGGCAACCTCAGCGTGAAGGAGAACCTGGTGATGTCGGCGCGCGCCGGCACGCAGGGACAACGCGGGTGGACCTACGAGCGCGTGCTCGATACGTTCCCCCGCCTGGCCGAACGCCTGAACCACGGCGGACAACAGCTCAGCGGCGGCGAGCAGCAGATGCTCACCATCGGCCGCGCGCTCATGACCAACCCCGACCTGCTCATCCTCGACGAAGCCACCGAAGGCCTGGCCCCGTTGATCGCGCGCGAGATCTGGCGCATCTGCGGCCTGATCCGCGAGAGCGGCATCAGCAGCGTGATCGTCGACAAGAACTGGAAGCACGTCACCCAGATCACCGACCGCAATGTGATCCTCGTCAAGGGCGAGGTGGTGTACGAAGGCAGCTCGGCACAACTGCACGCGCAGCCCGAGCTGCTGGCGCAGTACCTGGGCGTTTGA
- a CDS encoding branched-chain amino acid ABC transporter permease — MDFANLLIQLLNSLQYGLLLFMLAAGLTLIFGIMGVVNLAHGSFYMLGAYLAWFLVGQFNSLVVAIVLGTMLAVVFGWLLEWLLFRHFYKRDHLDQVLLTFGLIYIFEEMRSILWGDDVHSVPVPEMLNWSIPLTDNLSYPVYRLVMSGVCVALALGLYLLISKTRLGMKIRAGAFNREMTESLGINIRLIHGVVFALGVALAAIAGMIAAPISSVYPGMGSSVLIMCFVVVVIGGIGSVRGALVAALLVGLVDTFGKVLVPQIAGMAVYMLMALVLLYKPEGLFKQ; from the coding sequence ATGGACTTCGCCAACCTCCTGATCCAGCTGCTCAACAGCCTGCAGTACGGCCTGCTGCTGTTCATGCTGGCCGCCGGGCTCACCCTGATCTTCGGCATCATGGGCGTGGTCAACCTCGCGCATGGCAGCTTCTACATGCTGGGCGCCTACCTGGCCTGGTTCCTCGTGGGCCAATTCAACAGCCTGGTGGTGGCGATCGTGCTCGGCACCATGCTGGCCGTGGTGTTCGGCTGGCTGCTCGAATGGCTGCTGTTTCGCCACTTCTACAAGCGCGATCACCTCGACCAGGTGCTGCTCACCTTCGGCCTGATCTACATCTTCGAGGAAATGCGCTCGATTCTGTGGGGCGACGACGTGCACTCGGTGCCGGTGCCGGAGATGCTGAACTGGTCGATCCCGCTCACCGACAACCTCTCCTACCCGGTCTACCGCCTGGTGATGTCAGGCGTGTGCGTTGCGCTTGCACTGGGGCTGTACCTGCTGATCTCCAAGACGCGCCTGGGCATGAAGATCCGCGCTGGCGCGTTCAACCGCGAAATGACCGAGTCGCTGGGCATCAACATCCGCCTCATCCACGGCGTGGTGTTCGCGCTGGGCGTGGCGCTCGCGGCCATCGCGGGCATGATCGCCGCGCCCATCTCCAGCGTGTACCCCGGCATGGGCAGCTCGGTGCTGATCATGTGCTTCGTGGTCGTGGTCATCGGCGGCATCGGCTCGGTGCGCGGCGCCCTGGTGGCCGCCCTGCTCGTGGGCCTGGTCGATACCTTTGGCAAGGTGCTGGTGCCGCAGATCGCCGGCATGGCGGTCTACATGCTCATGGCCCTGGTTCTTCTCTACAAGCCTGAGGGGCTCTTCAAGCAATGA
- a CDS encoding Crp/Fnr family transcriptional regulator, with product MDEPILTMEEREAINGGRWFNTLSPSLRHDILRCAHVKRFKDGDLIVARGDPPTEWSAVARGAVRVSSTSLSGKQITLTYVEPGVWLGDVAMFDGDQRTHDAYAHGATTLLCVARSDFQKILSNHVELYEALMRLQARRIRTLFGLVEDLNTLPLRARLAKQLLHLVRSYGVPCLSDGSEMRIGLQLAQEELAQLLGASRQRVNQELKSMERENAIRIEQGGLVVRNREMLMRIAETEA from the coding sequence ATGGACGAACCGATTCTGACAATGGAAGAACGCGAGGCGATCAATGGTGGTCGCTGGTTCAACACCCTCTCCCCTTCCCTGCGTCACGACATTCTCCGATGCGCCCACGTCAAGCGGTTCAAGGACGGCGACCTGATCGTCGCGCGCGGCGACCCACCCACCGAGTGGTCGGCCGTGGCGCGTGGCGCGGTGCGCGTGAGCTCCACGTCGCTCTCGGGCAAGCAGATCACGCTCACCTATGTGGAGCCTGGCGTGTGGCTCGGCGACGTGGCGATGTTCGATGGCGACCAGCGCACGCACGACGCCTATGCGCATGGCGCAACCACCCTGCTGTGTGTGGCGCGCAGCGACTTCCAGAAAATCCTGTCCAACCACGTCGAGCTGTACGAGGCCTTGATGCGCCTGCAGGCGCGGCGCATCCGCACGCTGTTCGGCCTGGTCGAAGACCTCAACACCCTGCCCTTGCGCGCGCGCCTGGCCAAGCAGTTGCTGCACCTGGTGCGCAGCTACGGTGTGCCGTGCCTGTCCGATGGCAGCGAGATGCGCATCGGCCTGCAACTGGCGCAGGAAGAATTGGCGCAGTTGCTCGGCGCTTCGCGCCAGCGCGTGAACCAGGAACTCAAGTCGATGGAGCGCGAGAACGCGATCCGCATCGAACAAGGCGGCCTGGTGGTGCGCAACCGGGAGATGTTGATGCGCATCGCAGAAACCGAGGCCTGA
- a CDS encoding branched-chain amino acid ABC transporter permease: MSAPTAQLERLPRSIQFILWLGAIALAAFPLIPLDGGGFYLQMLSQMMILAIFAMSLDLLQGVTGLVSLGHAAYFGLAGYALAFLTPADAPISLWWSLPVSVLGAALAALVIGFFVVRTHGIYFIMVTMAFAQMVFFLFFDNKVLGGSDGIYINFRPDASLFGWTGIDLENKTTFYYFTLLLLVLVYAFLRRLLFSPFGRVLAGIRVNEHRMRAVGYGTFGHKLAAFTLAGALAGVAGFLWAAQTGFMNPELMGFHMSAHAIMMVILGGMGNFAGAIVGAFAFEYVMHFFKDLTKHWQLLMGSFIVLVVVFAPRGLLGLVERFSKKRETAP; the protein is encoded by the coding sequence ATGAGTGCACCCACCGCCCAACTCGAAAGACTGCCACGCAGCATCCAGTTCATCCTGTGGCTGGGCGCGATCGCGCTGGCCGCGTTTCCGCTGATTCCGCTGGATGGCGGCGGCTTCTACCTGCAGATGCTCTCGCAGATGATGATCCTGGCGATCTTCGCGATGAGCCTGGACTTGCTGCAGGGCGTGACCGGCCTCGTGTCGCTCGGCCACGCCGCGTACTTCGGCCTGGCGGGCTATGCCCTGGCCTTTCTCACGCCGGCAGATGCGCCCATCAGTCTGTGGTGGTCCTTGCCGGTGTCGGTGCTGGGCGCTGCGCTGGCGGCGCTGGTCATCGGCTTCTTCGTGGTGCGCACGCATGGCATCTACTTCATCATGGTCACCATGGCGTTTGCGCAGATGGTGTTCTTTCTGTTCTTCGACAACAAGGTCTTGGGCGGCTCCGACGGCATCTATATCAACTTCCGCCCCGACGCCTCGCTGTTCGGCTGGACCGGCATCGATCTGGAGAACAAGACCACGTTCTACTACTTCACCTTGCTGCTGCTGGTGCTGGTCTATGCCTTCCTGCGCCGGCTGTTGTTCTCGCCCTTTGGCCGCGTGCTCGCCGGCATCCGCGTGAACGAACACCGCATGCGCGCGGTGGGCTACGGCACCTTCGGCCACAAGCTCGCGGCCTTCACGCTGGCCGGCGCGCTCGCCGGCGTGGCGGGCTTTCTCTGGGCGGCGCAGACCGGCTTCATGAACCCCGAGTTGATGGGCTTTCACATGAGCGCGCACGCGATCATGATGGTGATCCTCGGTGGCATGGGCAATTTCGCGGGCGCGATCGTCGGCGCGTTTGCCTTCGAGTACGTCATGCACTTCTTCAAGGACCTGACCAAACACTGGCAGTTGCTCATGGGCAGCTTCATCGTGTTGGTGGTGGTCTTTGCTCCGCGCGGTCTGCTGGGCCTGGTAGAACGGTTTTCGAAGAAGCGGGAGACGGCACCATGA
- a CDS encoding ABC transporter ATP-binding protein, producing the protein MSTLLLSAKNLTKRFGGLAAVNDVSVELHRDRIHAVIGPNGAGKSTLTNLLSGDLPPTSGRITLNGAQTQGKSAERISRLGLGRSYQKTNIFLPFTVWDNVRLAAQSRERHTPWNPVRWLTAASAMTEVNRRCERAIELAGLTARAHTIAGTTSHGEQRQLEIAMTLATEPTVLLLDEPLAGMGHAEAERMVELLLRIKKDHAMMLVEHDMDAVFSLADLLTVMVNGQVIASGTPAQVRADAGVQAAYLGEEEHT; encoded by the coding sequence ATGAGCACGCTGCTTCTCAGCGCGAAGAACCTCACCAAGCGCTTTGGCGGCCTGGCCGCAGTGAACGACGTGTCGGTCGAGCTGCACCGCGACCGCATCCACGCGGTGATCGGGCCCAACGGCGCGGGCAAGTCCACGCTGACCAACCTGCTCTCGGGCGACCTGCCGCCCACTTCGGGCCGCATCACGCTCAACGGCGCCCAGACGCAGGGCAAGAGCGCCGAGCGCATCTCGCGCCTGGGCCTGGGCCGCAGCTACCAGAAGACCAACATCTTCCTGCCCTTCACCGTCTGGGACAACGTGCGGCTGGCCGCGCAATCGCGCGAACGCCACACGCCCTGGAACCCGGTGCGCTGGCTCACCGCCGCGAGCGCCATGACCGAGGTGAACCGGCGCTGCGAGCGCGCGATCGAACTCGCCGGCCTCACGGCGCGTGCCCACACCATCGCCGGCACCACCAGCCATGGCGAGCAGCGCCAGCTCGAGATCGCCATGACGTTGGCCACCGAGCCCACCGTGCTGCTGCTCGACGAGCCGCTGGCCGGCATGGGCCATGCGGAGGCCGAGCGCATGGTCGAGCTGCTACTGCGCATCAAGAAGGACCACGCCATGATGCTCGTGGAGCACGACATGGATGCCGTGTTCTCCCTGGCCGACCTGCTCACGGTGATGGTCAACGGCCAGGTGATCGCCAGTGGTACACCCGCGCAAGTGCGGGCGGATGCCGGCGTGCAAGCTGCCTATCTGGGCGAAGAGGAACACACATGA
- a CDS encoding flavodoxin domain-containing protein yields the protein MNPPTKLLILVGTVTGNAEAVAQAVEMGCADLIDRIEVRRMDGLNIQAFEADAIYLICTSTHGSGDVPANARRLYDSLGSEPRYLGHVRYGVMALGDSAYAQTFCNGGLCFDERLADLGAVRVGEVFRHDASDGTDAAALGNAWCRKWLALAMRAALPA from the coding sequence ATGAATCCACCCACCAAACTCCTCATCCTGGTTGGCACTGTCACCGGCAATGCTGAAGCGGTGGCTCAGGCTGTCGAGATGGGTTGCGCCGATCTGATCGATCGCATCGAGGTGCGGCGCATGGACGGTCTGAACATACAAGCGTTCGAGGCGGATGCAATATATCTCATCTGCACATCCACCCACGGCTCGGGGGACGTGCCGGCGAACGCCCGCCGCTTGTACGACTCCCTGGGCAGCGAGCCGCGCTATCTGGGCCACGTGCGCTATGGCGTGATGGCTTTGGGCGACAGCGCATATGCCCAGACCTTCTGCAACGGCGGCCTGTGTTTCGATGAACGCCTGGCCGACCTGGGCGCGGTGCGCGTCGGCGAGGTTTTCCGCCACGATGCCTCCGACGGCACCGATGCCGCAGCGCTCGGCAACGCCTGGTGCCGCAAATGGCTGGCGCTGGCCATGCGGGCCGCTCTGCCGGCGTGA
- a CDS encoding ABC transporter substrate-binding protein: MTTRRIVLTRSAAVIGAASSGLLLPQIVRAQSNKVRVGFMLPYTGTFAQLGAAIENGFRMALNEQGGKLGGREVEYFKVDDESNPAKGIENATRLVQRDKVDVLVGTVHSGVQMGIHKVARDTGVLNLIPNAGVHIATRAQCAPNVFRTSFTNSQPTLALGKAMVANGHKKAVWITWSYAAGDEAFEGFEQSYTAAGGTIMKKLGLPFPNVEFQALLTEIASLKPDAVACFFAGGGAAKFMSDFAAAGLNKSIQLYGSGFLTEGVLEAAGPAANGVLTTMHYGDSLNTPRDKQFRLEYAKAFKLQPDVYAVQGYDTGLLLIKGANAVKGDLNNKKALYAAMEGAVIDSPRGKWTMSKAHNPIQDMYMRKVENKENKVIGIAQKAVADPATGCRMG; this comes from the coding sequence ATGACCACCCGCCGAATCGTTCTGACCCGCAGCGCCGCCGTGATCGGCGCCGCCTCTTCCGGCCTGCTGCTGCCGCAGATCGTGCGCGCCCAGTCCAACAAGGTGCGGGTGGGCTTCATGCTGCCTTATACCGGCACCTTCGCCCAACTCGGCGCGGCGATCGAAAACGGCTTTCGCATGGCGCTCAACGAGCAGGGCGGCAAGCTGGGCGGGCGCGAGGTCGAGTACTTCAAGGTGGACGACGAATCCAACCCCGCCAAGGGCATCGAGAACGCCACCCGGCTGGTACAACGCGACAAGGTGGATGTGCTCGTCGGCACCGTGCACTCCGGCGTGCAGATGGGCATCCACAAGGTGGCGCGCGACACGGGCGTGCTCAACCTGATTCCCAACGCGGGCGTGCACATTGCCACCCGCGCGCAGTGTGCGCCCAACGTGTTCCGCACCTCGTTCACGAACTCGCAGCCCACGCTGGCCCTGGGCAAGGCCATGGTCGCCAACGGCCACAAGAAGGCGGTGTGGATCACCTGGAGCTATGCCGCGGGGGACGAGGCCTTCGAGGGTTTCGAGCAGAGCTACACGGCAGCCGGCGGCACCATCATGAAGAAGCTCGGCCTGCCCTTCCCCAACGTCGAGTTCCAGGCACTGCTGACCGAAATCGCCTCGCTCAAGCCCGATGCCGTGGCTTGCTTCTTCGCCGGTGGCGGCGCGGCCAAGTTCATGAGCGATTTCGCCGCTGCGGGCCTGAACAAGTCCATCCAACTCTATGGTTCGGGCTTCCTCACCGAGGGCGTGCTCGAAGCGGCTGGCCCAGCGGCCAACGGCGTGCTCACCACCATGCACTACGGCGACTCGCTCAACACGCCGCGCGACAAGCAATTCCGCCTGGAATACGCCAAGGCCTTCAAGCTCCAGCCCGACGTGTACGCCGTGCAAGGCTATGACACCGGCCTGCTGCTGATCAAGGGCGCCAACGCCGTCAAGGGCGACCTCAACAACAAGAAGGCCCTGTATGCCGCCATGGAGGGGGCCGTGATCGACAGTCCGCGCGGCAAATGGACCATGAGCAAGGCCCACAACCCGATCCAGGACATGTACATGCGCAAGGTCGAGAACAAGGAGAACAAGGTGATCGGCATCGCGCAGAAGGCTGTGGCCGACCCGGCCACCGGCTGCCGCATGGGCTGA
- a CDS encoding oxepin-CoA hydrolase, alternative type: MTASLKSHSHGQTMVLTISNPEHRNALGPDMYAAGVEALNAAERSAEVRSVVITGEGAHFCAGGNLQRLLGNRQLPPEVQSQSVEGLGNWIEAIHTFPKPVVAAVEGACAGAGFSLALACDLIVAAQKSVFAMSYTSVGLSPDGGATWSLMRAVPRATALQLLLAGERISAERLLQLGVISQVCDDGNALSEALAVCERLNARAPNALASVKELANEAVAAPLHTQLNAEREHFVRNLHHPNAGEGIGAFLEKRPAQYR; encoded by the coding sequence ATGACCGCCAGCCTCAAGAGCCACAGCCATGGACAGACCATGGTGCTGACCATCAGCAACCCCGAGCACCGCAACGCGCTGGGCCCCGACATGTACGCCGCCGGCGTGGAAGCGCTCAACGCAGCCGAACGCAGCGCCGAGGTGCGCAGCGTCGTCATCACCGGCGAGGGGGCGCACTTCTGCGCTGGCGGCAACCTGCAGCGCCTGTTGGGCAACCGGCAACTCCCGCCCGAGGTGCAGTCGCAAAGCGTCGAGGGCCTGGGCAACTGGATCGAAGCCATCCACACCTTTCCCAAGCCGGTGGTAGCCGCGGTCGAAGGGGCTTGCGCGGGCGCGGGCTTCTCGCTGGCGCTGGCCTGCGACCTGATCGTCGCGGCGCAGAAAAGCGTGTTCGCCATGTCGTACACCAGCGTGGGCCTCTCGCCCGACGGTGGCGCTACCTGGAGCCTGATGCGCGCCGTGCCCCGCGCCACCGCCCTGCAGCTGCTGCTCGCGGGCGAGCGCATCAGCGCCGAACGCCTGCTGCAGTTGGGCGTGATCTCCCAGGTATGCGACGACGGCAACGCGCTCTCCGAGGCCTTGGCGGTATGCGAGCGCCTGAATGCGCGCGCGCCCAACGCGCTGGCCAGCGTCAAGGAACTGGCCAACGAAGCCGTCGCCGCGCCCCTGCACACGCAACTGAATGCCGAGCGCGAGCACTTCGTGCGCAACCTGCACCATCCCAACGCGGGCGAAGGCATCGGCGCGTTCCTGGAGAAGCGGCCGGCCCAGTACCGCTGA
- a CDS encoding acyl-CoA dehydrogenase family protein gives MNFDYTDKVKAMREQLLAFMDEHIYPNEARFFEEIAANRAQGNAWIPTRIVEELKPKAREAGLWNLFLPRSPRAPQGLSNLEYATLCEIMGRVPFAAEVFNCSAPDTGNMETFERYASEELKDQWLEPLLRGEIRSTFLMTEPDVASSDATNIQCTIERDGDHYVINGRKWWSSGAGDPRCAVYILMGKTNPDAPRHSQQSMVIVPANSQGITVVRALSVFGYDDAPHGHMEVVLKNVRVPVGNILLGEGRGFEIAQGRLGPGRIHHCMRSIGIAERALELMCKRLNSRVAFGKPISAQSVWHERIADARCRIEMARLLTLKAAYMMDTVGNKVAKAEIAMIKVIAPNMACDIIDMAIQAHGGGGVSDDFPLAYAYAMQRTLRFADGPDEVHRVAIAKLELAKHMLVKNDVEMPITRGS, from the coding sequence ATGAACTTCGACTACACCGACAAGGTCAAGGCCATGCGCGAGCAATTGCTCGCGTTCATGGACGAACACATCTACCCCAATGAAGCGCGTTTCTTCGAAGAGATCGCAGCCAACCGCGCCCAGGGCAACGCCTGGATTCCCACACGCATCGTCGAGGAGCTCAAACCCAAGGCACGCGAGGCCGGCCTGTGGAACCTCTTCCTGCCGCGCAGCCCGCGCGCGCCCCAGGGCCTGTCCAACCTGGAGTACGCCACGCTGTGCGAGATCATGGGGCGCGTGCCCTTCGCCGCCGAGGTGTTCAACTGCTCCGCGCCCGACACCGGCAACATGGAAACCTTCGAGCGCTACGCCAGCGAAGAGCTCAAAGACCAATGGCTGGAGCCGCTGCTGCGCGGCGAGATCCGCTCCACCTTCCTGATGACCGAGCCGGACGTGGCCTCCAGCGACGCCACCAACATCCAGTGCACCATCGAGCGCGATGGTGACCACTACGTGATCAACGGCCGCAAATGGTGGTCCTCCGGCGCGGGTGACCCGCGCTGCGCGGTCTACATCCTCATGGGCAAGACCAACCCCGACGCGCCGCGGCACTCGCAGCAGTCGATGGTGATCGTGCCCGCCAACAGCCAGGGCATCACCGTGGTGCGGGCGCTCTCGGTGTTCGGCTACGACGATGCCCCGCATGGCCACATGGAAGTGGTGCTCAAGAACGTGCGCGTGCCGGTGGGCAACATCCTGCTGGGCGAAGGCCGCGGTTTCGAGATCGCGCAAGGCCGCCTGGGCCCGGGCCGCATCCACCACTGCATGCGCTCCATCGGCATCGCCGAGCGCGCGCTGGAGCTGATGTGCAAGCGGCTCAACAGCCGCGTCGCCTTCGGCAAACCGATCTCGGCGCAATCGGTGTGGCACGAACGCATTGCCGACGCGCGCTGCCGCATCGAGATGGCGCGCCTGCTCACGCTCAAGGCCGCCTACATGATGGACACGGTGGGCAACAAGGTGGCCAAGGCCGAGATCGCGATGATCAAGGTGATCGCGCCCAACATGGCCTGCGACATCATCGACATGGCCATCCAGGCGCACGGCGGTGGCGGCGTGAGCGACGATTTCCCGTTGGCCTATGCCTACGCGATGCAGCGCACGCTGCGCTTTGCCGATGGCCCCGACGAGGTGCACCGCGTGGCCATCGCCAAGCTGGAGCTGGCCAAGCACATGCTGGTGAAGAACGACGTCGAGATGCCCATCACGCGCGGCAGTTGA
- a CDS encoding glutathione binding-like protein: MIDVYSWPTPNGHKVHIMLEECGLRLGRDWQVHAVNIGKGDQFEPAFLKISPNNKIPALVDPIGPDGKPISLFESGAILLYLASKTGKFLPGSDRAKFKVMEWLMFQMGGVGPMLGQAHHFRMYAPEKIGYAVDRYTNEAKRLYGVMDRQLAGQKFIAGNQYSIADIAIFPWLRSWQNQGIDWADYPRLKVWFDAIAARPAVQRGVAVLADARKPLTDDKSRDILFGKTQYEKR; this comes from the coding sequence ATGATCGACGTCTACTCCTGGCCCACGCCAAACGGCCACAAGGTCCACATCATGCTGGAGGAATGCGGCTTGCGCCTGGGCCGCGACTGGCAGGTGCACGCGGTCAACATCGGCAAGGGTGACCAGTTCGAGCCGGCGTTTCTGAAGATCAGTCCGAACAACAAGATCCCGGCCCTGGTCGATCCGATCGGGCCCGATGGCAAGCCCATCAGCCTGTTCGAATCGGGCGCCATCCTGCTCTACCTCGCCAGCAAGACCGGCAAGTTCCTGCCCGGCAGCGACCGCGCCAAGTTCAAGGTCATGGAATGGCTGATGTTCCAGATGGGCGGCGTGGGTCCCATGCTGGGGCAGGCGCACCACTTCCGCATGTACGCGCCCGAGAAGATCGGGTATGCCGTCGATCGCTACACCAACGAGGCCAAGCGGCTCTATGGTGTGATGGACCGGCAGCTGGCCGGGCAGAAATTCATCGCAGGCAACCAGTACAGCATCGCCGACATCGCCATTTTCCCGTGGCTGCGCAGCTGGCAGAACCAGGGCATCGACTGGGCGGACTATCCGCGCTTGAAGGTGTGGTTCGATGCCATCGCCGCGCGCCCGGCGGTGCAGCGCGGCGTGGCGGTGCTGGCTGACGCGCGCAAGCCCCTCACCGACGACAAGTCGCGCGACATTCTTTTTGGCAAGACGCAATACGAAAAACGCTGA
- a CDS encoding phosphotransferase family protein: MTDTQNYVGTRAVSDRHAFDVEALERWLQPRLPGFAGPLSVEMFKGGQSNPTYKLITPARAYVMRAKPGPVAQLLPSAHAIEREFRVMGALHGKGVPVAQMHLLCEDESVIGRAFYVMECVDGRVMWDQSLPGMSSAQRAGIYDEMNRVIAALHTVQPTAVGLGDYGKPGNYFERQIGRWSKQYQASITQPIPEMDRLMAWLPQNIPAMARDESMVSVVHGDYRLDNLMFHPQEPRVLAVLDWELSTLGHPLADFSYHCMSWHIPPGMFRGIQGLDLAALGIPSEAEYIARYCERTGFASPEQLKADWNFYLAYNLFRLAAILQGIAKRAEAGTASSAEAKASGAGARPLAEMAWQFASAVR, encoded by the coding sequence ATGACCGATACCCAGAACTACGTAGGCACCCGCGCCGTCTCGGACCGTCACGCCTTTGATGTCGAGGCGCTCGAACGCTGGTTGCAACCGCGCCTGCCGGGCTTCGCCGGACCGCTCTCGGTCGAGATGTTCAAGGGCGGCCAGTCCAACCCGACCTACAAACTCATCACGCCCGCGCGCGCCTATGTGATGCGTGCCAAGCCCGGGCCGGTGGCCCAGCTGCTGCCCTCGGCGCACGCGATCGAGCGCGAGTTTCGCGTCATGGGGGCGCTGCACGGCAAAGGCGTGCCCGTGGCGCAGATGCACCTGCTGTGCGAAGACGAATCGGTGATCGGGCGCGCCTTCTACGTGATGGAGTGCGTGGACGGCCGCGTGATGTGGGACCAGTCGCTGCCCGGCATGTCGAGCGCGCAGCGCGCCGGCATCTACGACGAGATGAACCGCGTCATCGCCGCGCTGCACACCGTCCAGCCGACGGCCGTCGGCCTGGGCGACTATGGCAAGCCCGGCAATTATTTCGAACGCCAGATCGGCCGCTGGAGCAAACAGTACCAGGCCTCGATCACCCAGCCCATTCCCGAGATGGACCGGCTCATGGCGTGGCTGCCGCAGAACATTCCGGCCATGGCGCGCGACGAATCCATGGTCTCGGTGGTGCACGGTGACTACCGGCTCGACAACCTGATGTTCCACCCGCAGGAGCCGCGCGTGCTCGCCGTGCTCGACTGGGAGCTTTCCACCCTGGGCCATCCGCTGGCCGATTTCAGCTACCACTGCATGTCGTGGCACATCCCGCCCGGCATGTTCCGGGGCATCCAGGGCCTGGACCTCGCGGCCCTGGGCATTCCGTCGGAAGCCGAGTACATCGCGCGCTACTGCGAGCGCACCGGCTTTGCCAGCCCCGAGCAGCTCAAGGCCGACTGGAACTTCTACCTCGCCTACAACCTGTTCCGCCTCGCCGCCATCCTGCAAGGCATCGCCAAGCGCGCCGAAGCAGGAACCGCCTCCAGCGCCGAGGCCAAAGCCTCCGGCGCGGGCGCCCGCCCTCTGGCCGAGATGGCCTGGCAATTCGCCAGCGCCGTCCGCTGA